The following are encoded in a window of Telmatobacter sp. DSM 110680 genomic DNA:
- a CDS encoding DUF1501 domain-containing protein yields the protein MNKFERSRRQFLRTASMASMAGLYASPFLMELNSVAAMAQSSGASDYRALVCVFLQGGNDGHGTVIATDPESYSAFTQARSGAPGLAYPLSQLLPILPRTSQSGRTFALNPSLGGLQNLFNAGRAAVVSNVGTLIAPATKTQVMNNSVPLPASLYSHFDQTAAWQAIASNGGSAEHIGWGGSVADLIESMGMNSNSMFTCISTAGIALFLSGQSSYQLNVTSAGPIPIAGMAQPLFGQPAGTNALSSILTADEANLFAKEYEVVVNRSQLAQEQLSTAMLPAGPTGIANPPQYLDPVTNKLTDNPLATSLQTVARIIGGRSGLGVKRQIFYVQLGSFDTHNNQAQLHATLLTQLGQALEYFDGLMTSAGLGNQVTTFTASDFGRTLTSNSNGTDHGWGSHHFVVGGAVQGQDIYGPYPVVGANQANDVGAGRLIPTISVDEYAGTLARWFGLSDGQIRQVLPNLGNFGSSPYLGFMG from the coding sequence GTGAATAAATTCGAACGATCCCGCCGGCAGTTTCTTCGGACGGCTTCGATGGCCTCCATGGCAGGCCTTTACGCCAGCCCTTTCCTTATGGAATTGAACTCTGTGGCAGCAATGGCGCAGAGCTCTGGAGCCTCCGATTACCGGGCGCTTGTTTGCGTGTTCCTGCAGGGAGGCAACGATGGGCACGGCACCGTGATCGCGACAGATCCGGAATCCTATTCCGCTTTCACGCAGGCGCGTTCGGGTGCGCCGGGGCTCGCCTACCCGCTTAGCCAGTTGCTTCCGATCCTGCCGAGAACCTCGCAAAGCGGCCGAACTTTCGCGTTGAATCCGTCTCTGGGGGGACTGCAAAATCTGTTCAATGCCGGTCGCGCCGCAGTTGTGTCGAACGTCGGGACGCTGATTGCCCCGGCGACAAAGACACAGGTGATGAACAATTCCGTTCCTCTGCCAGCATCTCTCTATTCGCACTTCGATCAAACGGCAGCTTGGCAGGCGATTGCGTCCAACGGAGGAAGCGCTGAACACATCGGTTGGGGCGGATCGGTCGCCGATCTTATCGAGAGCATGGGTATGAACTCGAACTCGATGTTCACCTGTATCTCAACTGCGGGGATCGCGCTGTTCCTATCCGGTCAATCGTCGTATCAGCTTAACGTCACGTCCGCTGGTCCGATTCCCATCGCTGGTATGGCTCAGCCTCTGTTCGGTCAGCCAGCAGGGACCAACGCTCTTTCGTCGATCCTCACCGCCGATGAGGCAAACCTGTTCGCAAAGGAATACGAAGTCGTTGTGAACCGCTCGCAACTCGCGCAGGAGCAGCTTTCCACGGCAATGTTGCCTGCCGGCCCTACAGGTATCGCAAACCCGCCTCAGTATCTCGATCCAGTTACTAACAAGCTCACTGACAATCCTCTTGCCACGTCTCTTCAAACCGTCGCCCGGATCATCGGCGGACGTTCAGGGTTGGGCGTGAAACGGCAAATCTTTTATGTGCAATTGGGCAGTTTTGATACTCATAACAATCAGGCCCAACTGCACGCGACGCTTCTTACTCAACTCGGCCAGGCGCTCGAATACTTCGATGGGTTGATGACATCTGCGGGCCTTGGCAACCAGGTAACCACGTTTACTGCTTCAGACTTTGGCAGAACCCTCACATCAAATAGCAACGGCACAGATCACGGTTGGGGAAGCCATCACTTTGTGGTAGGTGGTGCGGTGCAAGGGCAAGACATCTACGGCCCGTACCCCGTCGTAGGCGCTAACCAGGCTAACGACGTTGGCGCCGGCCGGTTGATTCCAACCATCTCGGTGGATGAGTATGCGGGGACTCTGGCACGATGGTTCGGATTATCCGACGGTCAGATTCGTCAGGTTCTGCCGAACCTCGGCAACTTTGGTTCAAGCCCCTACCTCGGCTTCATGGGCTAG
- a CDS encoding Ig domain-containing protein: protein MPLLFLRNCRLFAPVALVFVALTIFPMARATAATLTISTKTLPAGYVNSAYSHSLAATGGSGTGYSWSVISGTLPKGITLTATTGLLHGTPTVVSRATLTFRVKDSAGHTASATLAIAIHPALTIKAITVPKAYVGSPYSLTFMATGGSGTGLSWSVASGSLPNGLAISTAGKISGQPTKTGNSAVSIEVKDSAGNTAKFAFTLVVGPKLVITTAGPLPVGYINQNYNFTFTASGGSGTGYTWTTKSVLPGSMGLTKAGVLYGLTSTAETVVLTITVTDSAKNTTSADFTLVINATVSQCTSDNQSSALSELHGVYTFTLNRRNLSTGQLFYTVGSFDADGPGTISNGVMDSNGPGFTAATRSTFTGTYTVGSDGRGRMDIAIPVSSSQTLKQSFCFALGSFSVIKNPKPPPATTYGAAGHAFVIEDDSSNVTSSGEFMAQVVNPANSMMQGSWTFGMTGRNHFPTLLPNGPDPRVAFAGYVNFDGLGAITGGEMDEVISNAVSGIVVTPTYRSKQTLGGTYSIPTPSTGFPTGRGTMSVTSDGVTFAQFVFYPYGGATATTNGVENLAAGLVVLETSVPVTGTTPVHPTWVGTGARRTSTTFSTTYLDGWSVASQWFVDNPGTTNESEGVGIDFDHWDGAGNFTYTGDRNAVSLKTAVSGKGTYTVDANGRFAVMVNGLCAPCGYLTGGNQGFGIYDSDNANFVLLEKQTPPVTFTPFQLSSFLGAYSFGNRGYSFAPQQTASGETVTRGDGNFAGTVDTDTMGKSEVDIAQTALATATGTSGTTGRFLYQPSSTTFPYAIYVIDSNNAVAIPLGGSGSVTDPLLRFIHQ from the coding sequence ATGCCCCTTCTGTTTCTCCGCAACTGCCGGCTTTTCGCACCTGTCGCGCTTGTTTTCGTAGCGCTCACGATCTTTCCCATGGCCCGTGCAACTGCAGCAACCTTAACCATCTCGACCAAAACGCTGCCTGCGGGCTATGTGAATTCTGCATACTCGCATTCTCTCGCCGCGACGGGCGGCTCGGGCACAGGCTATTCATGGTCGGTTATCTCCGGCACACTTCCCAAGGGCATTACGTTAACTGCAACAACTGGCCTGCTCCATGGCACGCCTACTGTTGTTTCCAGGGCAACACTTACCTTTCGGGTGAAGGACTCAGCGGGTCACACTGCTTCGGCTACGCTGGCAATAGCCATTCACCCAGCCTTGACCATCAAAGCGATCACCGTCCCCAAAGCCTATGTCGGTTCGCCGTATTCCCTTACGTTTATGGCTACCGGCGGCTCCGGAACCGGCTTGAGCTGGTCTGTGGCATCCGGTTCGCTCCCCAACGGCCTCGCGATTTCCACCGCCGGCAAAATCTCTGGGCAGCCCACAAAGACTGGGAACTCCGCAGTCTCCATCGAGGTCAAAGACTCGGCGGGCAACACTGCCAAATTCGCATTTACGCTCGTTGTCGGTCCGAAGTTGGTCATTACAACCGCTGGCCCCCTGCCCGTCGGCTACATTAATCAGAACTACAACTTCACTTTCACGGCCAGCGGAGGCAGTGGCACCGGCTACACCTGGACCACCAAGTCCGTACTCCCCGGAAGCATGGGCCTCACCAAAGCCGGAGTCCTCTACGGCCTCACCTCGACTGCCGAGACCGTTGTCCTCACGATCACCGTCACCGACTCGGCCAAAAACACCACCTCGGCCGATTTCACCCTGGTCATCAATGCGACCGTGTCGCAATGCACTAGCGACAATCAATCCTCGGCCCTCTCTGAATTGCATGGCGTCTACACGTTCACCTTGAACCGCCGCAACCTTTCCACGGGTCAGCTTTTCTACACCGTAGGCAGCTTCGATGCAGATGGCCCAGGCACAATCTCTAACGGCGTTATGGACTCCAATGGCCCAGGTTTCACGGCCGCCACCCGAAGCACCTTTACCGGCACCTACACGGTCGGCTCCGACGGTCGCGGTCGCATGGATATCGCCATTCCCGTCAGCAGCTCGCAAACCCTTAAACAAAGCTTCTGCTTCGCCCTTGGCTCCTTTTCGGTTATCAAAAACCCAAAACCACCACCTGCTACGACCTACGGCGCCGCCGGTCACGCCTTTGTTATCGAAGACGACAGCTCCAATGTGACATCCTCGGGCGAATTCATGGCCCAGGTGGTCAATCCCGCTAACTCGATGATGCAAGGCTCATGGACCTTTGGCATGACCGGCCGTAATCACTTCCCGACCCTTCTCCCCAATGGTCCGGACCCTCGTGTTGCCTTCGCCGGCTACGTCAATTTCGATGGCCTCGGGGCAATCACTGGCGGGGAAATGGACGAAGTCATCTCCAACGCGGTCAGCGGTATAGTCGTGACGCCAACTTACAGGTCTAAACAGACTCTGGGCGGGACCTATTCGATCCCAACGCCATCAACTGGATTTCCGACGGGCCGCGGCACGATGTCCGTCACGAGCGACGGGGTCACCTTTGCCCAGTTCGTGTTCTATCCCTACGGTGGCGCCACAGCCACTACCAACGGAGTCGAGAATCTCGCCGCTGGACTAGTTGTGCTTGAGACCAGCGTTCCAGTGACCGGCACCACTCCGGTTCACCCCACCTGGGTGGGCACCGGCGCGCGACGCACCTCGACCACATTCTCCACAACCTATCTCGACGGCTGGTCAGTCGCATCGCAGTGGTTCGTCGACAACCCCGGCACGACCAATGAGAGCGAAGGGGTAGGCATCGACTTCGATCACTGGGACGGCGCAGGCAACTTCACCTACACCGGCGACCGCAACGCCGTCTCACTTAAGACTGCCGTCTCCGGCAAAGGCACCTATACTGTCGACGCCAACGGACGCTTCGCCGTCATGGTCAACGGGCTCTGCGCTCCCTGCGGATACCTCACCGGCGGCAACCAGGGATTCGGCATTTATGACTCGGATAACGCCAATTTCGTGCTTCTCGAAAAGCAAACCCCTCCCGTCACTTTCACTCCGTTCCAACTTTCCTCGTTCCTGGGCGCATACTCTTTCGGAAATCGCGGGTACTCCTTCGCTCCACAGCAGACCGCGAGCGGTGAAACCGTCACCAGGGGTGACGGCAATTTCGCCGGCACCGTCGACACCGACACAATGGGCAAGTCTGAGGTCGACATCGCCCAGACCGCGCTCGCAACCGCCACGGGAACGTCCGGCACCACCGGCCGCTTCCTCTACCAGCCCAGCTCCACGACCTTCCCCTACGCCATCTATGTCATCGACTCTAATAACGCTGTTGCCATCCCGCTCGGCGGCTCAGGCAGCGTAACCGATCCTCTGCTGAGGTTCATTCACCAATAA
- a CDS encoding protease pro-enzyme activation domain-containing protein, which produces MRRQFLSPAVACVAYSIFASIAVWAQATDASGAANTGFTPIASRVIEAIDEAKLTTLAGNTHPLARPSNDRGMADLGKYMERMVLVLKRSPVQEQALKEFNERQYDPASPDYHRWLSPEEFGAIYGPSDSDVAAITNWLQNHGFQIYEVGAGRVTIEFSGTVAQVQQAFNVEMHNYVVNGEPHFANDRDPQIPQALVPVVAGVASLHDFFPKSQHVLGEQVKRDRKTGEVTLLDSSPFAANGPQPELGYVDTSGHVRMDVTPYDFATIYNLLPLWHASTPINGKGVTIAISGLSDVKAADFNTFRSVFGLPATTLKIIHNGTDPGYDVKYGGQGENSLDVEWSGATAPGATIELVVSGSTSTSYGGQLSDSYIVNHKLAPIMSASYGSCELDLGTAGNKLYNSIFQQGATEGISIFESSGDQGSAGCTGQDGKAPYADTIGLQVNGMASSPYVTAVGGTDLNWTWWTSTGYKTYWSGTNAANRSNVLHYIPEVPWNSTCTSTVLFKVFPAYTTSEALCAAAAASASYQGLVKISAGSGGVSHCTTPTGSTSSSCSGGYPKPNWQTAAGVPADGKRDVPDVSLFASGSFPGGLPGSAFLFCLTASGSNGCDYSSNYYIQFQEVGGTSASAPAMAGIMAMIVQKQGGAWQGLANPGFYKLAAKQSPSACNTNTVASGNSCYFYDITTGSNAQVCNTGDPNCVTSKGGDKYGVLSGYSSAVGYDLTTGLGSINAANLVNGWASVTPVPTATVSPATLTFATTSKGVQTAAQVVTLKNTSTTVLTIKSISFGGTNPTSFVKTATTCGTTLPASATCTISVAFKPTAAVALSATLSVADNATGTPQVVTLKGTGK; this is translated from the coding sequence TTGAGACGCCAATTTCTTTCCCCTGCAGTAGCCTGCGTTGCGTACTCCATCTTTGCTTCGATTGCTGTGTGGGCGCAGGCAACTGACGCCTCCGGAGCAGCGAATACCGGGTTTACGCCGATAGCTTCTCGCGTTATTGAAGCCATCGATGAGGCCAAGTTGACGACACTGGCTGGCAATACTCACCCGCTCGCCCGACCTTCCAACGATCGGGGCATGGCCGATTTGGGAAAATATATGGAGCGCATGGTGCTTGTCCTCAAGCGGAGTCCGGTGCAGGAGCAGGCACTCAAAGAGTTCAATGAGCGCCAGTACGACCCGGCATCTCCGGACTATCACCGTTGGTTAAGCCCTGAGGAATTCGGAGCGATCTACGGACCTTCCGATTCAGACGTTGCCGCAATCACGAACTGGCTGCAGAACCATGGCTTCCAGATATACGAGGTCGGCGCAGGCCGCGTCACTATAGAGTTCTCCGGCACCGTGGCTCAAGTCCAACAGGCCTTCAACGTAGAAATGCACAACTACGTCGTCAATGGAGAGCCACACTTTGCCAACGACCGCGACCCCCAGATTCCTCAGGCACTGGTGCCGGTTGTGGCAGGTGTGGCTTCGCTGCACGACTTCTTTCCGAAGTCGCAACATGTGCTGGGCGAGCAGGTCAAGCGAGATCGCAAAACCGGCGAGGTGACACTTCTCGACTCCTCGCCATTTGCCGCCAATGGACCTCAGCCAGAGCTCGGTTATGTCGACACATCTGGCCATGTGCGCATGGATGTAACTCCGTACGACTTCGCCACAATCTACAACTTGTTGCCCCTTTGGCACGCCTCAACCCCAATTAACGGAAAAGGGGTCACCATCGCAATCTCAGGGTTAAGCGACGTGAAGGCCGCCGACTTTAACACCTTCAGAAGCGTATTCGGCTTGCCTGCCACTACGTTGAAGATCATCCATAACGGAACCGACCCTGGATACGACGTGAAATATGGCGGCCAGGGCGAGAACTCTCTTGACGTTGAGTGGTCCGGCGCAACGGCTCCGGGCGCCACCATCGAGCTCGTTGTGTCTGGTTCTACTTCCACGTCGTATGGCGGACAACTCTCTGACTCCTACATCGTGAACCATAAGCTGGCCCCCATCATGAGCGCGAGCTACGGCTCTTGCGAACTGGATCTCGGCACAGCTGGCAACAAACTTTACAACAGCATCTTTCAACAAGGCGCCACGGAGGGTATCAGCATCTTCGAATCGTCGGGAGACCAAGGCTCTGCTGGGTGTACCGGCCAGGACGGTAAAGCGCCTTACGCAGACACTATTGGCCTGCAGGTAAATGGAATGGCATCCAGTCCCTATGTGACTGCGGTAGGTGGAACGGACCTGAATTGGACGTGGTGGACTTCAACCGGCTATAAGACCTACTGGTCGGGAACAAACGCGGCCAATCGGTCCAACGTGTTGCATTACATACCCGAGGTTCCTTGGAATTCAACTTGTACAAGCACTGTTCTTTTCAAAGTGTTCCCGGCGTATACAACGAGCGAAGCACTTTGTGCCGCAGCCGCGGCGAGCGCTAGCTATCAAGGGCTCGTAAAGATTAGCGCCGGAAGCGGCGGTGTAAGCCATTGCACAACCCCGACCGGGAGCACATCGTCAAGCTGTTCCGGCGGATACCCAAAGCCAAACTGGCAGACCGCCGCCGGCGTTCCTGCGGACGGCAAGCGTGACGTCCCCGACGTTTCACTTTTTGCTTCGGGCAGTTTCCCAGGCGGTCTTCCCGGCAGTGCCTTTCTTTTCTGCTTGACCGCCAGCGGGAGCAACGGCTGCGACTACTCGAGCAATTACTACATCCAATTCCAGGAAGTCGGCGGAACCTCTGCCAGTGCCCCCGCTATGGCAGGAATCATGGCCATGATCGTGCAGAAGCAGGGCGGCGCCTGGCAGGGTCTCGCCAATCCGGGCTTTTATAAGCTTGCTGCAAAGCAGTCGCCTTCAGCATGCAATACCAACACGGTTGCAAGTGGGAATTCCTGCTACTTCTACGACATAACGACGGGAAGTAATGCTCAGGTGTGTAACACCGGAGATCCAAATTGCGTCACCAGCAAAGGTGGAGATAAGTACGGCGTGCTGAGTGGGTACAGCTCAGCGGTCGGTTACGATCTCACTACAGGACTCGGCTCAATCAATGCTGCCAACCTCGTGAATGGCTGGGCTTCAGTGACTCCAGTGCCCACAGCCACCGTGTCACCTGCCACACTGACCTTTGCCACCACTTCCAAAGGCGTTCAGACTGCGGCTCAGGTCGTCACGCTGAAGAACACAAGCACGACCGTTCTTACCATCAAGAGCATCAGCTTCGGTGGAACCAATCCAACTTCGTTCGTGAAGACGGCTACCACTTGCGGTACAACTCTGCCAGCCTCCGCGACTTGCACCATCTCCGTTGCGTTCAAGCCGACCGCGGCAGTGGCGCTTTCGGCCACACTTTCAGTCGCCGATAATGCGACCGGTACGCCTCAGGTTGTTACTTTGAAAGGGACGGGCAAATAA
- a CDS encoding (2Fe-2S)-binding protein, which produces MPIKLNVNNVAATVDVTPDTPLLWVLRDVLDLKGAKYGCGIGVCGACTVLLGGRAVRSCMTRVGSVGNEPITTIEGLSLDGLHPVQMAWEALDVPQCGYCQAGQIMSAAALLQRSPHPSDAEIDTAMSGNLCRCGTYARIRQAIHEAADAGTAARRK; this is translated from the coding sequence ATGCCCATCAAACTGAACGTCAACAACGTTGCAGCTACGGTCGACGTGACGCCGGATACTCCACTCTTGTGGGTTCTGCGCGACGTGCTCGATCTTAAAGGAGCTAAGTACGGTTGCGGAATCGGCGTCTGCGGCGCTTGCACCGTCCTGCTGGGTGGGCGTGCGGTGCGTTCGTGCATGACCCGTGTGGGATCGGTGGGGAACGAGCCTATCACCACCATCGAAGGCCTTTCACTCGATGGCCTCCACCCTGTTCAGATGGCGTGGGAGGCACTCGATGTGCCGCAGTGCGGATATTGTCAAGCTGGCCAGATCATGTCGGCCGCCGCATTATTGCAGCGCTCGCCACATCCTAGCGATGCGGAAATTGATACAGCGATGAGCGGCAATCTCTGCCGCTGCGGAACCTATGCGCGCATTCGCCAAGCTATTCACGAAGCAGCAGACGCGGGCACTGCAGCCCGCAGGAAGTAA
- a CDS encoding molybdopterin cofactor-binding domain-containing protein: MRLNRRSFLQLTALAGGGLALNLYRSPLSAAQEPPNLTPQAFIHISPDGTVTIMARASESGQGMRNMLPMLIAEELDVDWKDVRVQQAELNEKIYGEQFSGGSANTPQGWEPMRRVGAAGRQLLITAAAQTWSVPEAECTTRSGRVLHAGSSRSSSYGELAAKAAALPAPALGSVKLKDPKDYSIIGRSQPGVDTHAIVTGKPLFGIDVQLPGMLYATIEKAPVFAGKVKSSNIDQIKGLPGVRHVLLIDGGITPAAFTPWEPGMEPGIAIVADSWWQAQQARKQLKVDWDLGPAATQNTDGFKKRAAELLQAAPTTTVRKYGEVDAALKSSANVVEATYEFPFIAHVTMEPQGATAHWKDGKLEMWSTSTLPGNGRELVAKTLGIQQSDIITHMMRSGGSFGRRLQNDWLVEAAWIAKKVDAPVKLLWSREDDVAHDPFRPGGTMGLKGGVDAQGELIAWWQHFVTYGDEKHSTSGGGIGGDAYPAGFPPAYGLYTSAQPLMLRTGALRAPGDNAYCWVAQSFIDELAHVANRDPLEFQLDLLSNKKARWSSGGGDAVGDHEPTGPSVLLPERFKGVLELVAEKSGWVKRSKMPGRGMGIAAWFCHLGYFAEVADVSVDAENRVTVHHIWAAGDVGSQIINPAAAENLAFGGIIEGMSHMGQEITIADGKVQQSNFHNHPLMRMRQAPKIDVYWRKTDYAPTGLGEPTLPPTLPALSNAIFAATGKRIRSLPLQQSGFRWA, from the coding sequence ATGCGCTTGAATCGCAGATCGTTTTTGCAGTTGACGGCCCTTGCGGGCGGCGGGCTTGCCCTGAATCTTTATCGCTCTCCCCTGAGCGCGGCTCAAGAACCGCCCAACCTTACGCCGCAGGCCTTCATACACATTTCGCCTGACGGGACTGTCACCATCATGGCGCGCGCGTCGGAATCCGGCCAGGGCATGCGCAACATGCTGCCCATGCTTATCGCCGAGGAACTCGATGTGGACTGGAAAGATGTTCGAGTACAGCAGGCAGAGTTGAATGAGAAGATCTACGGCGAGCAGTTTTCTGGAGGTTCGGCGAATACTCCGCAAGGCTGGGAGCCGATGCGCCGGGTTGGCGCTGCTGGACGCCAATTGCTCATCACGGCTGCAGCGCAAACGTGGAGCGTGCCCGAGGCTGAGTGCACCACGCGATCCGGACGCGTGCTTCACGCCGGCTCGTCTCGCTCCTCAAGTTACGGCGAGCTCGCAGCGAAAGCCGCTGCGCTGCCCGCCCCTGCCCTCGGCTCTGTGAAGCTGAAAGACCCGAAAGATTACAGCATCATTGGCCGTTCCCAGCCGGGTGTTGATACGCACGCCATCGTTACCGGAAAACCTCTTTTCGGAATCGACGTGCAACTTCCGGGAATGCTCTACGCCACGATTGAGAAAGCTCCTGTGTTCGCCGGGAAGGTCAAGTCCTCCAACATTGACCAGATCAAAGGGTTGCCAGGTGTGCGGCATGTGCTGCTGATCGACGGCGGCATCACTCCCGCGGCGTTCACTCCATGGGAACCAGGCATGGAGCCGGGCATCGCGATCGTCGCTGACTCATGGTGGCAGGCACAGCAGGCGCGCAAACAGCTCAAGGTCGATTGGGATCTGGGTCCTGCGGCGACACAAAACACGGACGGATTCAAGAAGCGGGCAGCAGAGCTGCTTCAGGCTGCGCCGACAACTACAGTGCGCAAATATGGCGAGGTGGATGCAGCGCTCAAATCGTCAGCCAATGTGGTTGAAGCGACGTATGAGTTTCCGTTCATTGCGCACGTCACCATGGAACCGCAAGGAGCTACGGCGCACTGGAAAGACGGCAAGCTGGAGATGTGGTCTACCAGCACGCTGCCAGGCAATGGCCGCGAGTTGGTGGCCAAGACGCTCGGCATCCAACAGAGCGACATCATCACTCACATGATGCGATCGGGAGGCAGCTTTGGGCGCCGTCTTCAGAACGACTGGCTGGTGGAGGCCGCATGGATAGCAAAGAAGGTTGACGCACCGGTGAAGTTGCTCTGGTCGCGGGAAGATGACGTTGCGCACGACCCGTTTCGGCCCGGAGGAACAATGGGACTCAAGGGCGGAGTCGATGCGCAGGGCGAGCTCATTGCATGGTGGCAGCACTTTGTCACTTACGGCGATGAGAAGCACTCAACCTCCGGCGGCGGCATTGGAGGAGACGCGTACCCCGCGGGCTTTCCGCCGGCATACGGACTTTATACTTCCGCACAGCCGCTCATGCTGCGAACAGGCGCTCTGCGCGCGCCCGGCGATAACGCCTACTGCTGGGTGGCGCAATCCTTTATTGACGAGTTGGCACACGTCGCGAACCGCGATCCCCTTGAGTTCCAGCTCGATCTGCTCAGCAACAAGAAGGCGCGCTGGTCTTCTGGGGGAGGCGACGCTGTGGGGGACCATGAACCCACAGGACCGTCCGTTCTGCTGCCGGAAAGATTCAAAGGCGTGCTTGAGCTGGTCGCGGAAAAGTCTGGTTGGGTGAAGCGCAGCAAGATGCCGGGGCGTGGAATGGGAATTGCCGCGTGGTTCTGCCACTTGGGGTACTTTGCCGAGGTTGCCGATGTCAGCGTCGACGCTGAGAACCGGGTGACGGTGCATCACATCTGGGCGGCGGGGGATGTCGGCAGCCAGATTATTAATCCGGCGGCGGCGGAGAACCTCGCCTTCGGCGGCATCATTGAAGGGATGAGTCACATGGGCCAGGAGATCACGATTGCCGACGGCAAAGTGCAGCAATCCAACTTCCACAACCACCCCTTGATGCGCATGAGGCAGGCGCCGAAGATTGATGTGTATTGGCGCAAGACAGACTACGCACCCACCGGCTTGGGCGAACCGACGCTGCCGCCGACCTTACCAGCACTAAGCAATGCCATTTTTGCTGCGACGGGCAAACGAATTCGCTCCCTGCCACTGCAGCAGAGCGGATTCAGATGGGCTTGA